From Chryseotalea sp. WA131a:
CTTTTAAGAGTGAATCTTCTTTTTGCATTTCTTTAATGCGCAATTGCATTTCTTTGATTCGCTTCTCGGCCTCTACCATTTTTCCATACCGTATCTCTGCTACTTTTCCGTAGTCGCCAGCTTTTTCGGCATGCTCTGCTTCTAGTTTTAATTTTTCCATCGCCTCTTTTTCCCACCGAATGCCCTGCACCACTTCCTTTTCACTTTCCCACTTTGCTTTCAGTGAATTGCGTTGTTCCGAAAGTTCTGCAATGTCCTTGCTTAACACTGCTTCTTTGTCTTTGTCTTTTTCCCTGCGAATGGCTTCGCGCTCAATTTCTAACTGCATGATCTTGCGGTTGAGTTCGTCCAATTCTTCAGGCAGCGAATCCATTTCCAACCGAAGTTTCGAGGCCGCTTCATCCATCAAGTCAATTGCCTTGTCGGGAAGAAAGCGATCGGAGATATAACGGCTCGAAAGTTCAACAGCAGAAATTACCGCATCGTCTTTTATCCGAACACCATGGTGCAATTCGTATTTGTCTTTGATCCCCCGAAGGATTGAAATAGAATCTTCCACCGATGGCTCGTCTACCATCACTGCTTGAAACCTGCGCTCTAAGGCTTTATCTTTTTCAATATATTTTTGATATTCCTTTAATGTTGTAGCCCCAATTGCATGGAGTTCACCACGAGCCAAAGCAGGTTTCAAAAGATTAGCGGCATCCATCGCACCTTCGCCACCGCCCGCACCAATCAAGGTGTGGATTTCATCAATGAACAAAATTATTTCTCCGTTCGAGTCGGTTACTTCTTTGATGACGGCTTTCAATCGTTCTTCAAACTCGCCCTTGTATTTGGCACCCGCCACCAGCAAACCCATATCAAGCGAAATCAAGATTTTGCTTTTTAGGTTTTCGGGCACATCGCCATTCACAATGCGCTGTGCCATACCTTCTACGATGGCGGTTTTGCCAACACCGGGCTCGCCTAATAGAATTGGATTGTTTTTGGTTCTACGTGATAAGATTTGCAGCACACGCCTGATCTCTTCATCGCGTCCGATCACTGGATCGATTTTACCTTTCTTTGCTAATTCGTTTAAGTTTTTGGAATAGCGCTCCAACGATTTGTATTTCGCTTCTGCATTTTGGTCTTTCACTGTAGCCCCACCGCGCAATTCTTGAATAGCTTTGATGAGGCTTTTTCGTTCGAAGCCAACATCTTTTAGGAGACTACCTACTTTGTCTTTTGTTTGTAGCAATGCCAACAGCAAATGCTCCACGGCTACATACTCATCTTTAAATTCAATGAGCTCTTTTTCTGCATTTTGCAAAACGGTGTTGGCCGCATTGGATAAATAAGATTGTTGACCTGAAACTTTTGGGTACGAGTTTATAATTTCATCTAACTTTGAATGTAGAATGCTTTCATTGATGTTCAGCTTTTTGAAAACATAATTGGTTACGTTCTCATCTGTTTCAATAATCGCTTTCAATAAATGCCCCGGCTCAATTGCTTGTTGTTGCAAGCCGGAAGCAATCTCAGACGACTTTTGCAAAGCCTCTTG
This genomic window contains:
- the clpB gene encoding ATP-dependent chaperone ClpB, which codes for MNFDKFNIKSQEALQKSSEIASGLQQQAIEPGHLLKAIIETDENVTNYVFKKLNINESILHSKLDEIINSYPKVSGQQSYLSNAANTVLQNAEKELIEFKDEYVAVEHLLLALLQTKDKVGSLLKDVGFERKSLIKAIQELRGGATVKDQNAEAKYKSLERYSKNLNELAKKGKIDPVIGRDEEIRRVLQILSRRTKNNPILLGEPGVGKTAIVEGMAQRIVNGDVPENLKSKILISLDMGLLVAGAKYKGEFEERLKAVIKEVTDSNGEIILFIDEIHTLIGAGGGEGAMDAANLLKPALARGELHAIGATTLKEYQKYIEKDKALERRFQAVMVDEPSVEDSISILRGIKDKYELHHGVRIKDDAVISAVELSSRYISDRFLPDKAIDLMDEAASKLRLEMDSLPEELDELNRKIMQLEIEREAIRREKDKDKEAVLSKDIAELSEQRNSLKAKWESEKEVVQGIRWEKEAMEKLKLEAEHAEKAGDYGKVAEIRYGKMVEAEKRIKEMQLRIKEMQKEDSLLKEEVDSEDIAEIVAKWTGIPVSKMLQSEREKLLSLEQELSKRVAGQEEAIKALSDAVRRSRAGLQDPKRPIGSFIFMGTTGVGKTELSKALADYLFNDDNAMVRIDMSEYQERHSVSRLIGAPPGYVGYDEGGQLTEAVRRKPYSVILLDEIEKAHPDVFNILLQVLDEGRLTDNKGRIANFKNTIIIMTTNIGSAIIQENFEKITDENYFEVIETTKDQVLEFLKKSVRPEFINRIDEIIMFRPLTKKDIRKVTEIQFKQIQKRLMESGVKLEISDEALDRLAKLGFDPQFGARPLKRVMQREILNELSKQILAGKVNKDSIIYVELKNEVEFDFVNVTNAVALD